A stretch of the Pan paniscus chromosome 2, NHGRI_mPanPan1-v2.0_pri, whole genome shotgun sequence genome encodes the following:
- the RTP3 gene encoding receptor-transporting protein 3 codes for MAGDTEVWKQMFQELMREVKPWHRWTLRPDKGLLPNVLKPGWMQYQQWTFARFQCSSCSRNWASAQVLVLFHMNWSEEKSRGQVKMRVFTQRCKKCPQPLFEDPEFTQENISRILKNLVFRILKKCYRGRFQLIEEVPMIKDISLEGPHNSDNCEACLQGFCAGPIQVTSLPPSQTPRVHSIYKVEEVVKPWASGENVYSYTCQNHICRNLSIFCCCVILILIVIVVIVVKTAI; via the exons AtggctggggacacagaagtGTGGAAGCAAATGTTTCAGGAGTTAATGCGGGAGGTGAAGCCATGGCACAGGTGGACCCTGAGACCAGACAAGGGCCTTCTTCCCAACGTCCTGAAGCCAGGCTGGATGCAATACCAGCAGTGGACCTTCGCCAG GTTCCAGTGCTCCTCCTGCTCTCGTAACTGGGCCTCTGCCCAAGTTCTGGTCCTTTTCCACATGAACTGGAGTGAGGAGAAGTCCAGGGGCCAGGTGAAGATGAGGGTGTTTACCCAGAGATGTAAGAAGTGCCCCCAACCTCTGTTTGAGGACCCTGAGTTCACGCAAGAGAACATCTCAAGGATCCTGAAAAACCTGGTGTTCCGAATTCTGAAGAAATGCTATAGAGGAAGATTTCAGTTGATAGAGGAGGTTCCTATGATCAAGGACATCTCTCTTGAAGGGCCACACAATAGTGACAACTGTGAGGCATGTCTGCAGGGCTTCTGTGCTGGGCCCATACAGGTTACAAGCCTCCCCCCATCTCAGACCCCAAGAGTACACTCCATTTACAAGGTGGAGGAGGTAGTTAAGCCCTGGGCCTCAGGAGAGAATGTCTATTCCTACACATGCCAAAACCACATCTGTAGGAACTTAAGCATTTTCTGCTGTTGTGTCATTCTCATTCTCATTGTTATCGTGGTGATTGTTGTAAAAACTGCTATATGA